From one Musa acuminata AAA Group cultivar baxijiao chromosome BXJ2-6, Cavendish_Baxijiao_AAA, whole genome shotgun sequence genomic stretch:
- the LOC135614763 gene encoding uncharacterized protein LOC135614763, whose protein sequence is MVGEAAAADKPSGSPASGDFVIRHWRRFRPATRPVALDVGRASPGDFERGHRTGYTSLRDLIGSPPLPSGALSPASPCGGDGGGEIRIKNRLVKQAAYAYLQPTPSAGGHDLHRRRRCFRSLRQALAFLTCGIAVEPLDSCIEFLRRLFRRPRR, encoded by the coding sequence ATGGTGGGGGAAGCCGCCGCGGCCGACAAGCCCTCGGGGTCGCCGGCGAGCGGCGATTTCGTCATCCGCCACTGGCGGCGGTTCCGCCCGGCGACCAGACCGGTGGCCCTGGACGTCGGCCGCGCCTCCCCCGGTGATTTCGAGCGCGGCCATCGGACCGGATACACCAGCCTCCGCGACCTCATCGGCTCGCCTCCGCTCCCAAGCGGGGCCCTGTCCCCGGCCTCCCCCTGCGGCGGCGACGGGGGAGGGGAGATCCGGATCAAGAACCGCCTCGTGAAGCAGGCGGCGTACGCGTACCTCCAGCCGACACCGTCCGCGGGGGGGCACGACTTGCACCGCCGTCGCCGCTGCTTCAGATCGCTCCGGCAGGCCCTTGCGTTCCTCACCTGCGGCATCGCGGTGGAGCCGCTCGACTCCTGCATCGAGTTCCTCCGCCGCCTCTTCCGCCGTCCACGGCGATGA
- the LOC135614764 gene encoding NDR1/HIN1-like protein 10 isoform X2 translates to MSSNSLLHCNWNAYPSHVEAPNIMANSSRGSRDTSGGCCCKLLCSLVQLVISLGLVVLIWWLIFHPRLPRASVQEAQLMSFSLADNSTALLFNLTVGLALRNPNKRVGIYYDSLVVAALYHGVLLQTAPLPTFYQHRKNTTAFRPEFGGKATDAGSVAVFYGKEKSEQKDFNFEVKLRARIRMKVWFIKIGHFNPVFDCKVRALVPQDGGMSATFRLSECDR, encoded by the exons A TGAGCTCGAATTCTCTCCTGCACTGCAATTGGAATGCGTATCCGAGCCATGTCGAG GCACCAAACATCATGGCGAACTCCTCCCGTGGTAGCCGCGACACCTCCGGCGGCTGCTGCTGCAAACTCCTCTGCAGCCTTGTTCAGCTAGTCATCTCCCTCGGCCTCGTCGTCTTGATCTGGTGGCTCATTTTCCACCCTCGCCTCCCCCGGGCCTCCGTCCAAGAGGCCCAGCTCATGTCGTTCAGCCTCGCCGACAACTCCACCGCCCTCCTCTTCAACCTCACCGTCGGCCTCGCCCTCCGCAACCCCAACAAGCGCGTCGGCATCTACTATGACTCCTTGGTGGTTGCCGCCCTCTACCACGGGGTTCTGCTGCAAACGGCGCCGCTCCCGACCTTCTACCAGCACCGCAAGAACACCACCGCGTTCCGCCCGGAGTTCGGCGGCAAAGCGACCGACGCCGGCTCCGTGGCCGTGTTCTACGGGAAAGAGAAGTCGGAGCAGAAGGACTTTAACTTCGAGGTGAAGCTCCGCGCCAGGATAAGGATGAAGGTGTGGTTCATCAAGATCGGCCACTTCAACCCCGTGTTCGACTGCAAGGTGCGCGCCCTGGTGCCGCAGGACGGCGGCATGTCCGCCACGTTCCGGCTCTCGGAGTGCGACCGTTGA
- the LOC135614764 gene encoding NDR1/HIN1-like protein 10 isoform X1, with translation MKASTQLLPNEGARFGSHHLIYIPLLGYNELEFSPALQLECVSEPCRGEKAPNIMANSSRGSRDTSGGCCCKLLCSLVQLVISLGLVVLIWWLIFHPRLPRASVQEAQLMSFSLADNSTALLFNLTVGLALRNPNKRVGIYYDSLVVAALYHGVLLQTAPLPTFYQHRKNTTAFRPEFGGKATDAGSVAVFYGKEKSEQKDFNFEVKLRARIRMKVWFIKIGHFNPVFDCKVRALVPQDGGMSATFRLSECDR, from the exons AT GAAGGCGTCTACGCAATTGCTACCGAACGAAGGGGCCCGTTTTGGTTCCCATCACCTTATCTACATCCCGCTGCTTGGCTACAA TGAGCTCGAATTCTCTCCTGCACTGCAATTGGAATGCGTATCCGAGCCATGTCGAGGTGAGAAG GCACCAAACATCATGGCGAACTCCTCCCGTGGTAGCCGCGACACCTCCGGCGGCTGCTGCTGCAAACTCCTCTGCAGCCTTGTTCAGCTAGTCATCTCCCTCGGCCTCGTCGTCTTGATCTGGTGGCTCATTTTCCACCCTCGCCTCCCCCGGGCCTCCGTCCAAGAGGCCCAGCTCATGTCGTTCAGCCTCGCCGACAACTCCACCGCCCTCCTCTTCAACCTCACCGTCGGCCTCGCCCTCCGCAACCCCAACAAGCGCGTCGGCATCTACTATGACTCCTTGGTGGTTGCCGCCCTCTACCACGGGGTTCTGCTGCAAACGGCGCCGCTCCCGACCTTCTACCAGCACCGCAAGAACACCACCGCGTTCCGCCCGGAGTTCGGCGGCAAAGCGACCGACGCCGGCTCCGTGGCCGTGTTCTACGGGAAAGAGAAGTCGGAGCAGAAGGACTTTAACTTCGAGGTGAAGCTCCGCGCCAGGATAAGGATGAAGGTGTGGTTCATCAAGATCGGCCACTTCAACCCCGTGTTCGACTGCAAGGTGCGCGCCCTGGTGCCGCAGGACGGCGGCATGTCCGCCACGTTCCGGCTCTCGGAGTGCGACCGTTGA